A stretch of Lactuca sativa cultivar Salinas chromosome 6, Lsat_Salinas_v11, whole genome shotgun sequence DNA encodes these proteins:
- the LOC111906062 gene encoding zinc transporter 4, chloroplastic isoform X1 translates to MSVLEELFPLLYSEEFKGKFGTLKGSILRNLSDSMSIDSCSELPDLDSCRNEKAALILKFVAMASILLAGIIGVAIPLIGKKRKFLRTDTNLFFAAKAFAAGVILATGFVHMLPDATSALTHTCLPKNPWSKFPFSGFIAMMAALGTLLADFLSTQYYERKHEKQIQAVRVESVDMAAEAGIVPVAGKEDHHGKVFGEEDGSGIHIVGMHAHVAQHRHSHASGQEGCEGQASNFSDVESHSHMQSHSHGLDNDDDDNGIRHVVVSQVLELGIISHSIIIGLSLGVSQSPCTIRPLLGALSFHQFFEGFALGGCISQAKFGSLHSIVMACFFAITAPVGVGIGTGISKFYNPNSPRALVIEGILDSISAGILIYMALVDLIAADFLSKRMRCNGRLQVVSYVALFLGAGLMASLAAWA, encoded by the exons ATGTCAGTGCTAGAG GAACTCTTCCCTCTGCTTTATTCAGAAGAATTTAAAGGAAAATTTGGGACGTTAAAAG GTTCAATTCTCAGGAATCTTTCAGACTCCATGTCAATCGATAGTTGCAGCGAGTTACCTGACCTTGACTCATGCCGGAATGAGAAGGCGGCTCTCATCCTTAAATTCGTGGCCATGGCCTCCATCCTTTTAGCCGGAATAATTGGAGTAGCCATCCCATTGATCGGAAAGAAACGTAAGTTTCTCAGAACAGACACCAATCTCTTCTTTGCCGCCAAAGCCTTCGCCGCCGGTGTAATCCTTGCCACCGGATTCGTCCACATGCTACCAGACGCCACGTCAGCATTAACCCACACATGTCTTCCCAAAAACCCATGGTCAAAGTTTCCTTTTTCTGGTTTTATCGCAATGATGGCTGCTTTGGGTACATTGCTCGCCGACTTTCTTAGCACCCAATACTATGAACGGAAACATGAGAAGCAAATCCAAGCTGTGAGAGTCGAGTCAGTTGACATGGCTGCAGAGGCCGGGATAGTTCCGGTGGCCGGAAAAGAAGACCACCACGGGAAGGTGTTTGGAGAAGAGGATGGGAGCGGGATTCATATCGTCGGCATGCATGCTCATGTTGCACAACATAGACATAGCCATGCAAGTGGCCAGGAGGGATGTGAAGGGCAAGCGAGTAATTTTTCCGATGTCGAGTCACATTCCCATATGCAGTCTCACTCACATGGACtcgataatgatgatgatgacaatGGCATACGTCATGTTGTTGTTTCCCAG GTTTTGGAACTTGGGATTATATCACATTCGATTATCATCGGACTTTCGTTAGGAGTTTCACAAAGCCCATGTACAATCAGACCATTATTAGGGGCATTATCATTCCATCAATTCTTTGAAGGATTTGCACTTGGTGGATGCATATCACAAGCCAAATTCGGGAGCCTTCATTCCATAGTAATGGCGTGTTTTTTTGCAATAACTGCTCCTGTGGGTGTCGGAATTGGAACTGGAATATCAAAGTTTTATAATCCTAATAGCCCAAGAGCTTTAGTGATTGAAGGAATCCTGGATTCCATTTCTGCTGGTATATTGATTTATATGGCTTTGGTGGATTTGATTGCTGCTGATTTCTTGAGTAAGAGGATGAGATGTAATGGGAGGCTTCAAGTGGTGTCTTATGTTGCACTTTTTCTTGGAGCTGGATTAATGGCTTCTCTTGCAGCTTGGGCTTAG
- the LOC111906062 gene encoding zinc transporter 4, chloroplastic isoform X2, with amino-acid sequence MSIDSCSELPDLDSCRNEKAALILKFVAMASILLAGIIGVAIPLIGKKRKFLRTDTNLFFAAKAFAAGVILATGFVHMLPDATSALTHTCLPKNPWSKFPFSGFIAMMAALGTLLADFLSTQYYERKHEKQIQAVRVESVDMAAEAGIVPVAGKEDHHGKVFGEEDGSGIHIVGMHAHVAQHRHSHASGQEGCEGQASNFSDVESHSHMQSHSHGLDNDDDDNGIRHVVVSQVLELGIISHSIIIGLSLGVSQSPCTIRPLLGALSFHQFFEGFALGGCISQAKFGSLHSIVMACFFAITAPVGVGIGTGISKFYNPNSPRALVIEGILDSISAGILIYMALVDLIAADFLSKRMRCNGRLQVVSYVALFLGAGLMASLAAWA; translated from the exons ATGTCAATCGATAGTTGCAGCGAGTTACCTGACCTTGACTCATGCCGGAATGAGAAGGCGGCTCTCATCCTTAAATTCGTGGCCATGGCCTCCATCCTTTTAGCCGGAATAATTGGAGTAGCCATCCCATTGATCGGAAAGAAACGTAAGTTTCTCAGAACAGACACCAATCTCTTCTTTGCCGCCAAAGCCTTCGCCGCCGGTGTAATCCTTGCCACCGGATTCGTCCACATGCTACCAGACGCCACGTCAGCATTAACCCACACATGTCTTCCCAAAAACCCATGGTCAAAGTTTCCTTTTTCTGGTTTTATCGCAATGATGGCTGCTTTGGGTACATTGCTCGCCGACTTTCTTAGCACCCAATACTATGAACGGAAACATGAGAAGCAAATCCAAGCTGTGAGAGTCGAGTCAGTTGACATGGCTGCAGAGGCCGGGATAGTTCCGGTGGCCGGAAAAGAAGACCACCACGGGAAGGTGTTTGGAGAAGAGGATGGGAGCGGGATTCATATCGTCGGCATGCATGCTCATGTTGCACAACATAGACATAGCCATGCAAGTGGCCAGGAGGGATGTGAAGGGCAAGCGAGTAATTTTTCCGATGTCGAGTCACATTCCCATATGCAGTCTCACTCACATGGACtcgataatgatgatgatgacaatGGCATACGTCATGTTGTTGTTTCCCAG GTTTTGGAACTTGGGATTATATCACATTCGATTATCATCGGACTTTCGTTAGGAGTTTCACAAAGCCCATGTACAATCAGACCATTATTAGGGGCATTATCATTCCATCAATTCTTTGAAGGATTTGCACTTGGTGGATGCATATCACAAGCCAAATTCGGGAGCCTTCATTCCATAGTAATGGCGTGTTTTTTTGCAATAACTGCTCCTGTGGGTGTCGGAATTGGAACTGGAATATCAAAGTTTTATAATCCTAATAGCCCAAGAGCTTTAGTGATTGAAGGAATCCTGGATTCCATTTCTGCTGGTATATTGATTTATATGGCTTTGGTGGATTTGATTGCTGCTGATTTCTTGAGTAAGAGGATGAGATGTAATGGGAGGCTTCAAGTGGTGTCTTATGTTGCACTTTTTCTTGGAGCTGGATTAATGGCTTCTCTTGCAGCTTGGGCTTAG